Below is a genomic region from Vicia villosa cultivar HV-30 ecotype Madison, WI unplaced genomic scaffold, Vvil1.0 ctg.000685F_1_1, whole genome shotgun sequence.
TATCCAAATACGCTCTTAGATTCTTACAGTATTTAAGAAAATTTTCATTTTCGTAAACAAAACTACCATGAAATGGTCTGGGCAATATTTTCCCTAAATCGACTAACCTCCGATCCGGTTAGAGTTACATCATCACATGACCTAACATAATTTATCCATGTTACTTAGACCAAACATCAAACAGAAAGTTTAGGAACAAAAACATAAGTTGAACGAAAGCAAATATAACTTGCCAATAAGGTTTTTCATCAATTTTATACCTGCTACGAGAAAATTAGGACAATGTCGAGTACAAagttttaaaagagaaaaaaaggcaGAATTAACCCGAAATACTATATGATATAGGATTATTATATCTTTATATTCAATGAACCTTTTTTTATCTATGTGCTTCCAACATTTCATATAAGCTTCACAATGATCATCACCCTACAATAGTCTTTCAAGAGCCAAGTTTTCATCACCACCAACGGCTTCCAAAATACTCCTTACTTGAGCTTCAGGAAATCCCATTTCAACCAGTTTCTGTACCTGAAACAAAATTGAATAGAAATTGCACTATGAAACTTCTTCAAACAAATATCATCATAATTAATACATTACCCATGGAAATAATATCATTCCTATAAAGTagcttaaattttatattttcatgCTTACCAAATAAACAGCACAACATCAATCTTCTTAAACTGGTTATGCATATTATCAATAACAAATATGGTATAAAAGTAGCAGTGTAATACAATAATAGTATTAACTAGAGCATTATCATATTTTCTTCACTAAAGTGTTTAACAACAAAAGACATAAATTACTATACAATTTGGTCACTAATAAACCAAATTTCACAaatatattctcttttttttttcaaaatcactttTTTCATCAACTACATTTAAGGAGTAGTTCACATGGCACACTACCTACACAAGGGTTACATGTTACCTACATGACAAAAGAATGGATTTTTAAATAAGTTGGCATATTCAAAGATTAATTCATATAAACAGAGTTTCAATAACCAAAGTAATATACAATTTACTACTTCAAgggaataaaacataaaatatgtCCACTTTTAAAAAGGTCACGGCAGGTAAGATCAATTAAAATATACTTAGTGTATGTTTAGATGCCCATCTACTTGATCAAAATCGCGTTGAAAAACCACATCAACTCAAAAGCTCCAAATAGTAGCTTCGTGATTTTCACGTTTTATTGCATTGGGATGTGGTTTTTAACGTGATTTGGTTTTATAACGTGAAACCACACACATACTTAATGCTGTGCTTCCAAATTCCAAAAAATAAATGCATCAAGTTTGTTACCTTATCTTCAACTCCACGGGATGATGTCTTCGCAAAACTTTCAGTCCAGTAGCGAGCAGTATTGACAAATGTCTGATAGTCTTTGAGATACTGCATTGCCCATAGATAAACAATGGTTTATATAGAATGACATAACTGACTCAAGAAAAATATGCAAATACCAATAGAAGTTGATATAGTAGAAACTTAGACAAGCATAGAAGTATTCAATATATTGGGCTTTGTTAGTTCCACACGCAAAACATACGAGAATAAGCAAAGAGTAAAGATACAGCTACACAAGAATGAATCAGACCTGCTGTGCCACAACAGCATCTTGAGGATCATCAGGCTGAGGAGCAGAAAGAAGTGCTTGCACAGAAAGTAGTGCAGTCTTCAGAGTCAGTGCCGGGCTCCACTGATCTTTCAAGATGTCCAGGCAAATAGCCCCACTTTGGCTGCTGATATTTGGGTGCCTTCAATGGTTATATGCATCGCGAAATTAataaaccaaacatatatttactCAACAATAATGCGTTAAGTGCCATGTTTTCAGTGCATAAGTAAATTGCTCATATTATAAATCCTAAGATTGAAAATACATTCAACAATCATATGCTTCTTTAGGAGCCTGAACACCTAACGACGAGGCAATTGAAACAAGCACTAGAAGCATAACTGCCAGATTGGTAATCGGGGAGAGATGGTGAAAGGCAAAGAATAACAAAAGATGACATACAAAACTCATCATATCAATATTTTGAGGCCAAATACCACCCTACATTAAAAGGACCAGCATTATATTACTACACTATATTAAAAGGACCAGCATATTAAGCTTCTTTAATAGGTTTAGAGCTTACATTGGCATCAATATTCAATAATTAATACAATACCGATTGAAACCTAAGCATAAAATATCAGAACAAATTCTATATCCTAGTGCAATTTGGGAAGCTAGGAATGGTGTAATCTTCAAATCACCTTATTCCTTTCAACTCAATTTGCTCCAAATTTTTGGCACAGGTTAAGCTTACTAGCGGTAAATCTACTCTAACTTCTAGAGCCTCTATTGAGGACTTTGTCCTTCTTAAAGCTTTCAACACATCAATCCATCCTCCCAAGGCCCCTTCAATCAAAGAAGTGATTTGGAGTCCTCCTTTGCTTAGGTTGGATCAAGTGCAATGTTGATGGAACTTACTCTTCTAATAATTCTTCTGCAGGGTGTGAAGGTATTTTCAGGGATCATAATGGTTCTTTCATTTTTGCTTTGGCTGAACATTTATTGTGGGATAACTCTCTTTTAACTGAATTTTGTGGTGTCATGAGGTCTATCGAGATAGCTAGAGATAAAGGTTGGTTGAGGCTTTAGGTGGAATCAGTCTCTTCTTTAGTTGTCAAGGCTTTTGCTAATACCAACTTTGTTTTTAGTGTCTTGGCTATTAAGGAATAGATGGAATTCTAGCATCAGAATTATTGCTAACATGTCTTTTATCATTTCACACATATTTAGAGAAGGAAATAGTTGTGCGGAATTTTGCCAACATAGGCTGCACATCTAATTCTTTAGTTTAGATTTCATTCCTTTGAATATAAGGGAGTAAGGGACGACTATGTAAAGAATAGGCTAGGTTTACCTTTTTTTTAGATTCAAGTCTTATCGAGTGGGTTTTGGCCTAATCCACCACTCTTTTTTGTCTATCAATCTTTTCTATTGGAATATACAGGTctttatcaacaaaaaaaaagatgTTCTTAGAAGAGCTTATCTTCAACCAAATCCAAAATTGTATCATGGGATTATACTATAGATTTCCAGGAAAATAACAGCATGTCAAGTAACAAAAAGCAATAGTTTTAAACACTAACAAATTAGAACAGtgtgtttggtttgcttgtaTATTTCCATCTAGTTTCATGTTTTCAAGAATTTCTAAAGGAAATGTAGACATTCATATGTACAATCTTGAAAATAGTTAACAAAGTAGCATTTTAATGGTTATGAGTAAAAACATTTcaactaaaaaagaaaataaagaataaaccaCAGTAGACATCAATGAAATACAAAGATCCCAATAGATCAGCATCATTAAGGAGAATCCATAGGGTGCAGCGGCAGATTTTAGCAGGCCGCCGATTCACTTAATTGAACAAAGAACACTGCCTGTCACATACTCCACAGTCATACTCAACTACAAACGAAAAAGCAAGAATAAACTGCAGTAGACATCGATGAAAAACAAAGATTTCAATAGATCAAAATCATTTAGGAGATTTAATAGGGTGCAGCAAGCGGCAGATTTTATCAGGCCGCCAATCCACTAAATTGAACATATAACACTGCACATCACATACTCCACAGTCACTCAACTAAAACGGAAAACGCAGAAACAATCAATGAAATACAAAGATTTCCCAACcaacaacaaccaagtcttaATCCCAGTGAGGTCGGTTACATGAATCAACTTTCTCCATAATGTTCTATCTAGGACCATTCATCTATCCAAATTGATAATCTCGAGGTCTTTcataataacttctcttatagtttttttAGGTCTTACTCTACCTCTAGGCTTTTGACTTctctccatctgatctactctCCTCACCACAAAATCTCCATGTCTTCTCTCTACATGTccaaaccacctaagtctattttccaccatctttcCCACTATAGGTGCTACCCCAACACTctctctaatattgtcatttctaATCTTACCACACACTCAACGCAACATCCTCATCTCTGCTACACTTACGTTATTCTCGTGTTGATACTTAACCGCCAAACATTCAGTCACGCACAACATCGCAGGTTTTCCATAGTCCGATAAATATATGCATCATTAAGGAGAGAGAACTGAATTGCACACAAAACACTGCCTATCACATACTCCATAGTCATACTCATGTAAAACTTAACCACTATGTTCAGTAATCCAACAAAATTTATTAATCACAGAAGAGAGAGAACAGAAACAACATATCCCATACCAGACTTTGGTTGTAAACTTCATCTTTGGAGGTTCAAACGGGTATCCATCTGCAACAAAAGTAACAAATTAATGAATTGAAAACCCTAGCTAATTCTAATTGAAAAAGAATAATTAGGGATAAACAAAAAGAAACCGAATACGAATAGTTAATTACCAGGTATTGTGATTTCAATCTGAAAAACACCCCCTTCGTAAGGCGTTCCGGTAGGGCCAGGAATGGTTCCGATCAAGTTAACGAGGTTATCGCTTTTCGGACTAACCTGAATTCCCGATCCCGCAGCGTCTTTACGGCATTCGACAAGCTCCTTCTGAACGCGAGAAAAGTCTATCATCTTGAATCTGaaagaatgaaagaaaaaaaccctaaaactcaGAGCGCGTGAGCGAGAGTTAACAAAGAAATGTGAAGGATTGGGATTATAAAGAAATGAagagaaggagaaggagaagaagaaacggTTTGGGACCTTGGTTGGGTGCGGCACAGAAGAAGCTAAGAATAAAGCGCGTTTGTTGCTTTTCACTTTTTACTTGCTCGTGATAAtattactagaactatagtagtAGTAGCGAGTGgttacagttttttttttttttgttatttatttatttatagaaaactATACTTCGTTAGTTATTTTTATTGGAAATTTAGTATTGATTTTTGAAGACACGTTGGAATCTAACTAATAGTGACGTCTATGGTAGAGTAGTAATTAAATAATTGAGTCCGGACCATGATAAAGAGTGATTGGATTAACTAGTGTCGGATCTCAGAGCAGCAGGATGAAATAGGATAGAATGAAGTGGAACGGAacgaaataaaatagatattttattttattgtttgtgtTTTCTATAACTTGATGGGAtgtaataaaacaaattagttcaTTATATTACATATATCTATA
It encodes:
- the LOC131630473 gene encoding ubiquitin-conjugating enzyme E2 27-like; protein product: MIDFSRVQKELVECRKDAAGSGIQVSPKSDNLVNLIGTIPGPTGTPYEGGVFQIEITIPDGYPFEPPKMKFTTKVWHPNISSQSGAICLDILKDQWSPALTLKTALLSVQALLSAPQPDDPQDAVVAQQYLKDYQTFVNTARYWTESFAKTSSRGVEDKVQKLVEMGFPEAQVRSILEAVGGDENLALERLL